In a single window of the Thunnus maccoyii chromosome 7, fThuMac1.1, whole genome shotgun sequence genome:
- the b3gnt7 gene encoding UDP-GlcNAc:betaGal beta-1,3-N-acetylglucosaminyltransferase 7 isoform X1, with translation MMNNRDRWKVYKRVSVMFFLAVVALTVVQRGSINMGASFELERQARMDASEEVESGAALQKRTDSYLGMKSFWKVSKHQPLPRSRATTQKPSVTEDNSPRTWDVASSNCSANLNLSGQDWFRGLENNFKQFMLYRHCRYFPMLLNHPDKCSGEIYLLMVIKSVATQHDRREVIRKTWGKEQVVDGKRIKTLFLLGKPSNEAERANHQKLVEYEDYIYRDILQWDFLDSFFNLTLKETHFLKWFHTYCPRVRYVFKGDDDVFVSVENIVEFLESSNHAKNLFVGDVIFKARPIRKKENKYYIPQALYSKTHYPPYAGGGGFLMDGTLARRLHWVADTLELYPIDDVFLGMCLEVLQVTPIKHNAFKTFGLVRNKNSKLNREPCFFKSMIVVHKLLPSDLMHMWNLVNSDLVCSQKVEIL, from the exons AT GATGAACAACAGAGATCGCTGGAAGGTGTACAAGAGGGTGAGTGTCATGTTTTTCCTGGCAGTGGTGGCTCTTACTGTCGTCCAGAGAGGGAGCATCAATATGGGGGCTTCGTTTGAACTCGAGAGGCAGGCTCGCATGGATGCCTCTGAGGAAGTGGAGTCTGGTGCTGCCCTGCAAAAGAGGACAGATTCCTACCTGGGGATGAAAAGCTTCTGGAAGGTTAGCAAACACCAACCACTGCCTCGATCTCGGGCCACCACACAGAAACCCAGCGTCACTGAGGACAACAGCCCCAGAACCTGGGATGTAGCCAGCTCCAACTGCAGCGCCAACCTCAATCTCTCTGGCCAGGATTGGTTCAGGGGCCTGGAGAACAATTTCAAGCAGTTCATGCTTTATCGACACTGTCGTTACTTCCCCATGCTCCTCAACCACCCAGATAAGTGCTCAGGTGAGATATATTTACTCATGGTAATTAAATCGGTGGCCACCCAGCACGACCGCAGGGAAGTCATTCGAAAAACCTGGGGTAAAGAGCAGGTGGTGGACGGCAAGAGGATAAAGACCCTCTTCCTTCTTGGTAAACCTTCCAATGAGGCGGAGAGAGCAAATCATCAGAAGCTTGTGGAGTATGAGGACTACATCTACAGGGATATCCTCCAATGGGACTTCTTGGATAGCTTCTTCAACCTCACGCTCAAGGAGACCCACTTCCTCAAGTGGTTCCACACTTACTGCCCAAGAGTGCGCTATGTCTTCAAGGGGGACGATGATGTCTTTGTCAGCGTAGAGAACATTGTTGAGTTCTTAGAAAGCAGCAACCATGCAAAGAACCTGTTTGTCGGGGATGTGATTTTCAAGGCTAGGCCCATTCGTAAGAAAGAGAACAAATACTACATCCCCCAGGCTTTGTATAGTAAGACACACTACCCTCCATATGCAGGCGGAGGGGGTTTTCTGATGGATGGCACCCTGGCGAGGAGGCTTCACTGGGTCGCAGACACCCTGGAGCTCTACCCCATTGATGATGTCTTCTTGGGCATGTGTCTGGAGGTGCTTCAGGTCACTCCTATAAAACACAATGCCTTTAAGACGTTTGGCCTGGTGAGAAATAAGAACAGTAAGTTGAACAGAGAACCTTGTTTCTTTAAGAGCATGATTGTCGTGCACAAGCTGCTCCCTTCGGACCTCATGCACATGTGGAATCTGGTCAACAGTGACCTGGTCTGCTCGCAGAAAGTGGAGATCCTATAG
- the b3gnt7 gene encoding UDP-GlcNAc:betaGal beta-1,3-N-acetylglucosaminyltransferase 7 isoform X2: MNNRDRWKVYKRVSVMFFLAVVALTVVQRGSINMGASFELERQARMDASEEVESGAALQKRTDSYLGMKSFWKVSKHQPLPRSRATTQKPSVTEDNSPRTWDVASSNCSANLNLSGQDWFRGLENNFKQFMLYRHCRYFPMLLNHPDKCSGEIYLLMVIKSVATQHDRREVIRKTWGKEQVVDGKRIKTLFLLGKPSNEAERANHQKLVEYEDYIYRDILQWDFLDSFFNLTLKETHFLKWFHTYCPRVRYVFKGDDDVFVSVENIVEFLESSNHAKNLFVGDVIFKARPIRKKENKYYIPQALYSKTHYPPYAGGGGFLMDGTLARRLHWVADTLELYPIDDVFLGMCLEVLQVTPIKHNAFKTFGLVRNKNSKLNREPCFFKSMIVVHKLLPSDLMHMWNLVNSDLVCSQKVEIL; encoded by the coding sequence ATGAACAACAGAGATCGCTGGAAGGTGTACAAGAGGGTGAGTGTCATGTTTTTCCTGGCAGTGGTGGCTCTTACTGTCGTCCAGAGAGGGAGCATCAATATGGGGGCTTCGTTTGAACTCGAGAGGCAGGCTCGCATGGATGCCTCTGAGGAAGTGGAGTCTGGTGCTGCCCTGCAAAAGAGGACAGATTCCTACCTGGGGATGAAAAGCTTCTGGAAGGTTAGCAAACACCAACCACTGCCTCGATCTCGGGCCACCACACAGAAACCCAGCGTCACTGAGGACAACAGCCCCAGAACCTGGGATGTAGCCAGCTCCAACTGCAGCGCCAACCTCAATCTCTCTGGCCAGGATTGGTTCAGGGGCCTGGAGAACAATTTCAAGCAGTTCATGCTTTATCGACACTGTCGTTACTTCCCCATGCTCCTCAACCACCCAGATAAGTGCTCAGGTGAGATATATTTACTCATGGTAATTAAATCGGTGGCCACCCAGCACGACCGCAGGGAAGTCATTCGAAAAACCTGGGGTAAAGAGCAGGTGGTGGACGGCAAGAGGATAAAGACCCTCTTCCTTCTTGGTAAACCTTCCAATGAGGCGGAGAGAGCAAATCATCAGAAGCTTGTGGAGTATGAGGACTACATCTACAGGGATATCCTCCAATGGGACTTCTTGGATAGCTTCTTCAACCTCACGCTCAAGGAGACCCACTTCCTCAAGTGGTTCCACACTTACTGCCCAAGAGTGCGCTATGTCTTCAAGGGGGACGATGATGTCTTTGTCAGCGTAGAGAACATTGTTGAGTTCTTAGAAAGCAGCAACCATGCAAAGAACCTGTTTGTCGGGGATGTGATTTTCAAGGCTAGGCCCATTCGTAAGAAAGAGAACAAATACTACATCCCCCAGGCTTTGTATAGTAAGACACACTACCCTCCATATGCAGGCGGAGGGGGTTTTCTGATGGATGGCACCCTGGCGAGGAGGCTTCACTGGGTCGCAGACACCCTGGAGCTCTACCCCATTGATGATGTCTTCTTGGGCATGTGTCTGGAGGTGCTTCAGGTCACTCCTATAAAACACAATGCCTTTAAGACGTTTGGCCTGGTGAGAAATAAGAACAGTAAGTTGAACAGAGAACCTTGTTTCTTTAAGAGCATGATTGTCGTGCACAAGCTGCTCCCTTCGGACCTCATGCACATGTGGAATCTGGTCAACAGTGACCTGGTCTGCTCGCAGAAAGTGGAGATCCTATAG